TTTTCCAGCCGACGTGAGTTTGCATAGGTCTCGATACCCACTGCTGTTATGCCAATTGACCGCAAAGCATCCCAAACGGCAAGACCATCCTCATAGGCCATATGCAGCTCCCAGCCTTGTTCGCCGACATAGGAGATACGGAATGCGGAGATTGTTTTGCCTGCAATTGTAATCGGGCGGATCGCAGCGAAGGGGAAGTTGTCGAGAGAGAGAGCCTCCGGGTCTTCTACAATTTTTTGGAGGTTTTCACGCGCGTTGGGTCCCCAGATGCCAATGGTGGTGAACTTCTCCGATACATCGGTGATGGCGACATCAAAGCCCTTATCCTGAGCCACTCGTTGCATATATGTGCAATCCCGCGGCCCTGCATCTGCGCCGTTCACAAGACGGCAACTGTCTTCCATGCGGAACACTGTGAAATCGGCACGCACATTGCCCTCATCATCAAGCATGTGGGTATAGATCCCTTTGCCGATGTTTTTATCGCCCCCGATTTTGGCAGCGCAAAGCCATTCCATTAATTCGACATGATCAGGCCCTTCAATATCCGTGATGTGGAAATGAGAAAGGTTGATGATGCCGCAATCCTCGCTCATTTCGAGCTGTTCGGCATTGGAAACACGCCAGAAATGGCGGTTGTCCCACTCGTTCTCGCGTACTGGCACACGGTTACCGTGTTTTTCCAACAGGTGCTCATTGGCTGAGTAGCCGTGGGCGCGTTCCCAACCGCCAAGTTCCATGAAATAGCCGCCAAGCTCCACTTCGCGCTCATAGAACGGAGAGCGGCGAATTCCGCGTGCGTTTACAAAGGGCTCACGCGGGTGGATTGGTGGGTTGTAGATCTTCTTTGCCGTTTCCCAGCAACGGTCGTGGATGAATTCCTCATCAAGTTGAAACTCATTGAACCGGGAATAATCAATGGAGTTGTGGTCAATATCGGTGCGGCCATGTGTCATCCAGTCGGCAATGAGTTTGCCCATGCCGGGTCCGTCCTTGATCCAGATACCGACTGCATACCAGAGTCCGCGCAGTTTGCGGCTCTCACCCATGGAGGGGTTGCCATCGGTTGATGTTTGAAGAAGACCGTTGAAGGAATGACCTTCATTGTACCCGAGTTCAGCAAGGATTGGTGTCAGCTCCATCGCTCGCTCCAACGGTTCCATCACGTCCTCAAGTTCAAGATCTCGTTGTGAAGGGGAGAGGCGTGCCTGTTCTTTTTCGAGGATATCGCGCGGATGAACGAGACGCGGGTTTTCCTCAAAGTAGTAGCCCCATTCTATCTGACCACCCTCCGTGCTTTTGGGGTCGCCGGTATCGCGCATATAGGCAGAGTTGCCTTGATCTCGCAGCAATGGCATGCCGATTTCGAGACCTGTTTCCTCATACTTGTTATAGGGACCGAAGAAAGTAAGGGGGTGATCCACTGGCATGACTGGCAGGTCTTCGCCCGCCATCTCAGCAATCAAGCGGCCCCAGAGACCGGCACAAACGACAACATGGTCCGCATAAATTGTACCACGCTCAGTTTTTACGCCCCTAACACGGCCACCTTCGGTGATGAGTTCGAGGGCCGAAGTGTTGGCGAAGATCTTGAGTTTACCCGCCTGTACCCCTTGATCGATAAGCTTACCAGCCACCGTTTGGGAGCGCGGAACAACGAGCCCTGCATCAGGATCCCACAAAGCACCCTGGATCTGGTCCTCTTCCAGCAGAGGGAACTTCTCCTTGGCTTCAGCTGAGCTGATAATCCTCACATTGGTTCCGAAGGCTTTGCCAGAGTCAACGCGCCGCCTGAGTTCAGCCATACGTTCGTCGTCGCCAATACGGGCAACTTCAAGTCCACCGATGCGTGCGTAATGTCCCATCTCCTCGTAAAAATCCATGGAGTACATGGTTGTCCAGCATGTAAGGAGATCGTGGCTGGTTGCAAAGCAAAAATCGGATGCATGGGCTGTCGAGCCAATGTCGGTTGGGATACCTGACTTGTCGATACCAACAATGTCGTCCCAACCGTTTTCAATGAGGTGATGCACCACCGAGGCACCAACAATACCGCCCGCGCCAACAATAACGACTTTAGCTCTGTCGGGAAATGCGGACATGTTTTCAATCCTTTATTTCAACAAAATTGGCGCGTTCTGTGGGCGGGAACATACGGATATTACCGGTGCTGATCGCCTTCAGGGAGTAAAGACCACAGTGCTGTTGTTGTTGAGCATCACACGACCTTCAAGGTGGTATTTGACGGCTCGTGCCAGCACGCGGGGCTCAATATCGCGACCCGATGCCACAAAATCTTCAGCAGACATACCATGGCTTACCCGCTCAGTTTCCTGCTCGATAATCGGGCCTTCGTCCAGATCAGGCGTTACATAATGGGCGGTCGCGCCAATTAGTTTTACGCCGCGATCATGCGCCTGATGGTAAGGCTTGGCACCTTTGAAACTTGGCAGGAAGGAATGGTGAATATTAATGAGCATGCCATACAGTTGACTGGATATTTCATCCGTCAGAACCTGCATGTAACGGGCAAGCACCACCAGTTCGGCATTGGTTCCGTTGATGAGATCAGCCAGTTTGGCTTCCTGCTCCTGCTTGTTCTCTTTGTTTACAGGCCAATGATAGAACGGAATGTTTTCGTGCCCTGCGACCCGTCGTGCATCCTCATGGTTGGACACAATTGCGACGACTTCAGCATCGAGCCAGCCAACCTTGATCTGATAGAGCAAGTGCAACATGGCATGGTCGAACCTCGATACCATGATGATGATCTTGGGACGTCGAGACAAATCCTCGACCTTCAGTCTCATTTTGAACCGGTCAACGGCTGGGGAAAGAGCGAGTTCGATAGCAGCCTTGTCTACATTTTCTGGTGCGCTTACGGCAACCCGTAGAAAAAACTGGTTCGTCTTTCGATCGCAGAATTGATTGGCTTCTACGATGTTTGCAGAACGTGACGCCAGTGCTGATGTGACTGCGGAAACAATGCCCGGCTGATCAACACAGGCAATACGTAAGATAATGGACGTGTGTTTCACTGAATTTGTTCCGTTTTAACTGAGGAGGTGTCGCAGTAGGGTTACCAGCTTCAGACGATCGTTTTCTACCGGGGTGTCTTCAAAATGATTTGAAGAACCTCTTTTCAAAGACTGATCCGCAAGGGTTGCCTATTCAGCCGAGGTCAGGCAATGGCCTAGACGATGGCGTGACCCTCTGATTTGAATTTGAACTCCCGGCTCAGACGCTCCTCCCATAGTCACAAAATCCAGTTTTCAGTTTCTAGAAAATAATTTGGCGACTTTTTGGGGCGAAAAATAGGATGTTTGCGTCAAAGCGGGATTACCGACACGACAAATTTGGCAAGTTACCCTGTATCTTAGAGCCTAAGATCGTCGCTTAAATTTTCGCTGCGGAATGCATAGCCAACTTCGCAGAAGTTAAGTATAAATACGGCATGACTTACACATGTTCGTTTCGCATTGACGTGCTTCGTATTCGAGAGAAAGCAAACCTGAGTATCGCTCAGGTTGCCGGGTGCTCCTGCGAACGGGTGGTCCGTGTAAGACGCCAACTCAAGTCCTTGGGTCTTGGATTGAGCCTCGGCAAGGTAATGCTGCACAGAGGTCGGAATGACTTGGACACAATTTTCAAAGTCGGAAATTGGGCTGCCCACACGCAGCAGTTTGCTGATCTTCTTTTTGAGGAGCAACAAATTGCATGACACAAGCACTATCGCACCAGATAAACGGTTTGCGTACTTTAAAGCCCAAGTCAGAAAAACCACGTCTCTCTGTCGGGTTCATTCTTGCAAAACGATTTACGCTTTGTGCCTTTGCCAATTTTGTTGATGTGTTGAGACTTGCCGCGGACGAAGGTGACCGCAGTCGGCCGATCTTGTGTAACTGGACTATACTGTCAGACACGATGGATCCCATCTCATCAAGCAGTGGTATTACAGTTCAGCCGAAAGAACGCCTCGGGGATCCGCGACGTTTCAATTACATTGTCGTGGTGGGCGGGCTCATGGATGATACGCCAAGCCTCAGTGCGGCCTATAACAGTTTTTTGCAAGACGCAGCCGCGGTGGGTGTTCCGCTCGTTGGGGTCTGTACGGGGGCATTCCTATTGCACAGGGCTGGGCTACTTGACGGGTACCGCAGTTGTGTCAGCTGGTTTAGTCATACTGATTTTAAAGAACAATTCGATGGACTTGATCCGGTTTCGGATCAGATTTTCGTCGTTGATCGGGATCGGTTAACCTGTGCGGGTGGGGTCAGCTCTGCCCATCTGGCGGCCTATCTGGTCGATAAACATGTGGGCCGGGCACATGCAAGTAAGAGCCTCCACATCATGATCATTGATGATGCACTTCAGGCCGAGAAACCTCAGCCCGGCATTCCGCTTGATCTTAAAACACAGAACCCAATTGTGCAGCGGGCTTTGCTTGTTATGCAGCAGAATATTGATACGCCAATCTCTATTCAGGAAATTGCCAAGCGCATGGGAAAAAGCAAACGCCAGATAGAGCGCTATTTTCGCTTGTCCTTGGATACATCCCCCCAAGTGGCGTTCGTTAATATCCGGCTCGATCTGGCCCGCCATTTTCTTGAGACAGGTCAGAAGTCAATTGCACAGATCGCAGTGGATTGCGGATTTTGCGACTCGTCTCACCTAAGCCGGATGTTCCGCCGGCGTTATGGATGCACACCGCAGGTTTTGAGGCGACCAGCCTTGATAGAGCTTGAGGCCTGACCGACGGAAAAGATGGTTTCCTCATGCCAGCACTGTTGGGTTCCCTGAATAGAAGGGCGCTGCCGCCCATCTGGTGTGAAGGATTTACCTGCTTCATTTTCTCATAAAAAACCGCCGCTGAAACGCATGCGTACCAGCGGCGGGCAAAGTGCAAGCTTGAGAAATACTCTTAATCAGCGTGGCTCATTGGCTAATCCGCGCCAGATAGAGACGCACATGACCAGAAGCACAACAGTGAAGAGCAAACCTGTAGAGATCACCATAGATTGCAGCGATTTCAAGCCTCCTGCCGAAAGGAGCAGCACGATCGCGATCAACCCCTCAAACAGGCACCAGAAAACACGTTGTGGAATGGGTGCATCGACCTTGCCACCTGAAGCAATGGTGTCGATCACCAATGACCCTGAATCCGACGAGGTGACAAAGAAGACGATCACAAGAACGATCCCGATAAAGGACGTAATGGAAGCCAGCGGAAGAGCATCCAGCATTGTAAACAGCTGAACCGGAAGAGCAGCTTCGGTTACCGCGGTGTAACCGTCACGCGCAACCTGACTAATTGCAGCGCCGCCAAATATTGACATCCAGAGGACACAGACCAGCGAGGGGATCAGAAGCACACTGATGAGGAATTCGCGCACGGTGCGTCCACGACTTACCCGGGCAATGAACATGCCAACAAACGGTGACCAGGAAATCCACCAGGCCCAGTAAAAAGATGTCCAGCCCTGCATGAAATTCACATCTTCACGGCCGACCGGATTCGACAGTGCAGGAAGGTATTGCAGGTAAGCTCCGAGGAAGTTGAGTATATCGGGGAGCAAAAATAATGTTGGCCCTGCGATAAGTACGAAGAGGATCAGGAGGGCAGCGATCCCCATGTTGATCTCTGAGAGCAGTTTGACCCCGGCTTCAAGGCCGCGAACGACTGAGAAAAGTGCAATTGCGGTGATACCAACGATCAGAATAACCTGCCACGTCGTGTCGATCGGCATGTCAAACAGCTTATTGAAGCCGGAGTTCGCCTGAATAGCACCAAGACCGAGAGAGGTGGCAAGTCCGAACAGCGTGGCAAACACTGCAACAATATCAATAATGTGTCCCGGCCAACCCCAAACGCGCTCGCCAAAAATAGGATAGAATGCGGAACGAATGGTAAGCGGCAGCCCTTTGTTATAACTGAAAAATGCAAGGCTGAGAGCGACGACTGCGTAAATGGCCCAGGGATGCAGCGCCCAATGGAAAATGGATGCAGCCATGCCAAGACGAATGGCTTCTTCCTGACTGGTGGCTGCGCCCAGTGGCGCCCAGTCTGTGCGGATACCATCAGCACCAACTGCAGTGCCACCTAACGACGAAGAAAAATGACTGAGAGGTTCGGAGACGCCATAGAACATCAGGCCGATGCCCATTCCGGCAGCAAAGAGCATTGAAAACCAGCTCAGGTAGCTGAAGTCAGGTTTTGCTTCCCGCCCTCCGAGACGGATTTTTCCGTAAGGGCTGATTACGATAACAAGGCAGAGAATGACGAAAATATCGGCGGCGCTGATGAAAAACCAATCGAAGCTTTTTGTGACCGTTGAAAAGAGCAGACTGAAAACGGAGTTTGCCTGTTCTGGCATTATCAAAGTGTACGCCACGAAGGCGATGACAGTCAGAGCAGAGACCGCAAAAACTGGATTGTGAATATCAAATCCGATTGGCCCGAACTTGCCCTCAATATTGTCCTGTCCGATACTGTAATCCGAACCAGTTTGGTCATCAGGCGGGTTCTCTAATGGGATTCCGGCCGATGTCTGGCCGGAATTTCGTATGTCAGTCATGAAGCATTCTCCTGTGTTGGACCTGCGAAAAAACTTCCGTCAGGAGAGACCCTTTGCTGGACCTTTCTTATGATTTGGGTGTTCCATACGCCTCACCGAGTGAACGCGGCTTGATTGATGCGCATGGTGGGTAGACTGAGGTGTTAGAGTTCAATTTCTACGTTCGACAGAGGTGTTGCGCAGCAGATCAGAATTTTGCCCTGATCAATCTCGCGCTGGCGGATGCCGCCGCCGTGCTGCATGTCTACTTCGCCCGAGATGAGCTTTGATTTGCAGGTGCCGCAGATTCCGCGTTGACATGAGGACAGCGGTAAAAGCCCGGCCTCGCGAGCTGCCGATAGGATTGTCATACCTGGACCGCATTCGACCACATGGCCGGTTTTGGTGAAGTTGACGCGGAAGGTCTGCTCGCTGATTTCGGGCGCTGAAGTAGGGTCTTCGAATGACCCTGCCGTTTCCGCACCGAAGTCGAAGCTCTCTTCGTGATACTTCTCCATATCAAAACCGGCGTCCTGCAACATGTTTCGAACGCCCTCCATGAAGCGAGCCGGTCCGCAACAAAATACTTTGCGTTCTTTGAAATCAGGCGTCATGAGGGACAACATTTGTATGTTGAGACGGCCTGTGTAACCACTCCAGCTATGATGGGCTGATGCGGTATCGCAGGTGAACGCAAGTTTCAGCCCCAGATTCTGGGCGGCCAGCAACGCGAGTTCGTCTTTGAAAATGATGTCGGACGGCGTCCGTGCCGCATGTAGGAAATACAGATCTGTCGGCTCCGACAGATCGCAGGCAGTGCGCGTCATGGACATCATTGGAGTGATGCCACTGCCAGCGGAAATAAATAGAAACTTCTCCTCAATGGTGGCGTCGGTCGTAAACTCGCCCGCTGGGCCGGAGACATTTACTTCTTTGCCCGGAACCATGTTGTCATGGAGCCAGTTGGAACCAGGACCTCCGGGAACGCGTTTGACTGTAATTTCGATCCGGTAAGGGCGTGCTGCGGAAGCGGATATGGTGTAGCTGCGCATGATCATGCCTTCGACAGGAAGCTCAAAGGTCATATGTTGCCCCGGGTAAAACCGGAAGTCGCGTGGTTCACGGGCTGAAAAGAGGAAGGTCTTTACGTCATGCGTTTCCTGACGGACCTGCCGGCAAACAAGCACGTCATCTAATTCAGGATCCCAATACGGTACGCGAGTTGCCTCAGTGAATTTGTCATCAGCTCGCAGTGACGCGTTTTGCAGGCTTTCCGGTGTCGGGTTTACGGTCATTCTGCTGGCACCTCCAGTTCACAGGAGGCGAAGTGCTCTTGTAGCCGCGCAATGTACCAGTCGCAGAATGTTTCCAGATGTGGTTCTGTAAACTGCGAGTAAGGCCCCGGTTCATAGGCAGGGTCTTCGCAGCCGATTTGAGCAAGGCGCACAAGGTCAGCATCCTGCTGGTTGGTCATTGTCCAGACTTGCTTCAGGTTTTCAAGGTTGTAATGCTCTCCCTCAATGGCGTCTTTGTGGACCAGCCAGGTGGTGCGGACCAATGTCCGGCCTGGGGAGATTGGCAGTGCCGAGAAGGTAACGATGTGGTCGCTCATAAAATGGTGCCAGGAATTCGGGTGGGTCCAGAAACTCAATCCACCCAGTTTGGCGTCGGTAAAGGCGCCTAGCAGCTTTTTCGAGGCGATTTTAGTGTCCAGCGTATGAGATTCCCCTTCTCCCATCAGGGGCAGTCGCATAGCGCGAAAACTGGTGGTATTGGAGAGGCGGTCCATTTCGGCGGAGGGCAACCCGTCCGCTTCCCAGCGCTTATGGTCCCTCTCCAGCACTTTCAGGTAATTTTGGACATCTTCTGACCTGCGCTCATCCATCTCGTCGGGGGAAAAGCCAAAGCCAAATTCGGAAAGCGGTACTGTCAGTTGTGGGTGCGTGCCTTCACAATGATAGCATTCGCGATTGTTCTCAATTGTTAGCTTCCAGTTGCCCTCTTCGATCAAATCGGTCGTGTGAGCTACCTTACAGTTGGCGATGTCATGCAGTGCCAGATAAGGCTCCATCACACGCGTCATTTCCTCGATGTCTTCGGGAGGGTTTTCTGCGAGACAAATGAAAATCAACCCGCTAATCGAACGCAAATGGATGGCTTTGAGGCCATGACAGTCTTTGTCAAAATCTGCGCCCATGTGTTCTGCAAGGATAAGCTTTCCATCTTCGTTATAGGTCCAGCCATGGTATCGACAAACGATGTTCCCGATCGTCGTTGTGCGTTCGTCGATAAGCCTTGCGCCGCGATGGCGGCAAACATTGTGGAAAGCGCGGATGCCCATGTCGTCGCCACGCAGAAGCAGAATGGATGTTCCGCCGATCTCTACGGTGACACAATCGCCAGGTTCTGGTAGTTCCGGCTCTACTGCAACAAAAACCCAGAGTTGGCGAAAAATTGCGTCGATATCCAGATCAAGAAATTCGGGTGCACTATAGAAAGGTGCTTCCAGGCTACGGCCTTTTTTGCGCCGGTCTACGAGTTCTTGAATATTAAAAGAAGAGCGCATGATCAGATACCTCGGCCTTTAAATGGTGCCTGGGAAGATAGCCTGTGCAGGAGGGGTCGAAGGAATAAAACCGAGCAGCTTTCACACACTTGATGCAGAAGGTGCTCCTGTTTTGGGAGGCGGTAACGTGCGCGGCACGGACTGTGTTGCAGGCCATAATTTGCATCGGGAGCCTCCCTCATTCTTATGCGATAGCTAACCTGTATTTAACCGCCTTTGCCGGATTTCGGGCAGGTCAGGCGATTAGGCTGATTTAGAAAGTTAGTTCGAATTGAACGCGTGGTGGCAGGAATTTTGAGGCAAAAAGGCAGTATAAATGCGACGCGCCTGCGTTGTGATCACAGTCACTGCGACATCAGTATCCGCTATTGTTGCATACTGTTCGAAACTACCTGAAAAATTAGAGATTTCTCTCTGAAATTCTGTAAAATAGGCTGGCTTGATTGTGAGTTCTCGTAGAGTTTATGAGAAATGAATGTCTATTTATTTACAGAATTGGCGGGAAACACGATATCCGCGAAATCCCGCCAATTCTGTAAGGCGCTCTAGGTCGTCTAGGATGTATAGACTGAGCCTAAACTCCGCTCTCAAATTCCAGGCTTGCTGCTTTCAAAAGCCCATGGACATGGGGAAAGAATGAGCGCCAGATATCCAGCCGAAACTGATTTTCAGCTTCTCGCGTTAAGATCACCTGCACACTGTCGAAGATCGTCCGTACCCCCCGGCCCGGAGTGAGCTGTGCCAAGTCGCGCGGGCAGGAAGTAGACAGCAATTCCTCTGCCTGATCACCAAAAACGCGGATGCTCATCTCGCGGCTGGAAATATCGGTCAGGTTGTGAAGTGCATTGGGGTAGACAGCAGCTAATGCGTCCTCAATGGCAGGTTTATCTTGGGTTGAGCAGGTCAGGACCCATTCGTCTGGTCCCAGTTTTAAGAGAGATCGTCCATCGGCCGTGCTCTGCTCGCTGATTTTTGCAGGCAGTGTCAAACCCAGCGCTTGGGAAAGAGCGGCCACATTTTGCTCTTTACACCGAAGGCTGAACCGGCCAGCGGCAGGGATAGTTTCAATTTTTGTATTAAACACCATTGTCTGCGCCCCCTTACATTTTGATCCGCTCGCCCTCAGGGTCGTAAAATACAGTCCCTGTGACGGTTGCACGATGGGTTTTATCTGGCATTGGAATATCGATGGTTTTGCCATTGCGCTCAAACCCGCCTTCTACCAGCGCCATGGCAATGGAGCGGCCCAGAGCTGAACTCCAGTAGGAGGAGGTGACATGCCCCAGCATCTTTGCTGGAATGGATGTATCGCCGCACTCAACAATCTGGGCACCTTCTTCCAACACCACCTTGGGGTCTTCCGTAAGCAGGCCAATCAGTTGTTTGCGAGTTGGCAGCAGCATGTCCGGGCGGGTGAGGGAGCGTTTGCCAACAAAATCTGGCTTCTTCTTACCGATTGCCCATGTTAGGCCAGCATCAGCAGGCGTAACGGTGCCATCTGTGTCTTGCCCGACAATGATGTAACCTTTTTCCGCCCGCAGCACGTGCATGGTCTCCGTTCCATAAACGCATACATCGTATTTTTGACCTTCGTTGTACAGAATCTCCCAGAGGGCGCGGCCATGCTCAGCAGGTACGTTTACCTCAAAGCCAAGCTCGCCGGTAAAGCTGATGCGGAACAGGCGTGCTTTAAAGCCGCCCACGGTGCATTCACGCAGTGCCATATGCGGAAAGCTCTCTGCAGAGAGGTCAGCTCCTTCCACGAAGGGTTCTAGTAATTTGCGGGCATTGGGGCCATTGAGCGCGATGGTTGACCACTGCTCGGTTGTTGAGGTGAGCCACACATCCAGATCCGGCCATTCGGTTTGCAGGAAATGCTCCAGCATAGTCAACACACGGGCTGCTCCGCCAGTGGTGGTGGTCACATGGAAGCGATCTTCAGCAATACGCCCAATCACTCCATCATCACGGATGAAACCATCCTCTCCCAGCAGCAGGCCATAGCGACACCGCCCCGGAGCAAGCTTTGTCCATGGGTTGGTGTACATGCGGTTCATGAATTCGGCCGCATCGGGACCGACAATCTCAATCTTACCCAGAGTTGACGCGTCAAACATGCCGACGGAGGCGCGGGTCTCGCGACACTCGCGCATCACGGCAGCGTGCATGTCTTCGCCAGCTTTTGGATAATACCAGGCACGGCGCCACAGTGAGACCGGTTCAAACACAGCGTTGTTTTCTTCCGCCCAACTGTCCACGTTGGTTTTACGGGTGACCTCGAACAACTCGTCCTTGTGGTATCCTGCAAAACTGCCAAATGTGGTCGGCGTATAAGGAGGTCGGAAGGTCGTCAGACCCACTTTTGGTACAGGACGCCCCAACTGATCGGCCGCAATTTTCAAGCCGTTCATGTTGGAGAGCTTTCCCTGATCGGTTGCCATGCCGTTGGTGGTAAAGCGTTTGATGTGTTCAATGGACCGCATGCCCTCACGCACGGCGAGGCGGATGTCTTTGGCGGTCACATCGTTTTGGAAATCAACAAAGGCGCGCTGGGTTGCTGATTGGCCGTTGGTTGGCAGTTCCTCAAACACTTCGCCAGATCCAATACGATCCGCGCTGACCGTGATTGCAACAGATGTGACAGCTTTACCGAGGGAACCTAATGCCGCTGCAGCCGCTTTGACACCATCGTCAAAGGCACTTTGCTGGCCCCAAAGTCCGCGACTAGCCCCGGCGATATGACAGCGCTCGGTTTTTTCTCCCGGCAGAAATGCTTCATTTTCTGCATCCCACACAAGGCTGCCCTTGGTGTGAGAGAACAGGTGTAAGGAGGGCGTCCAGCCTCCACTCATCAGCACCGCATCGCAAGCAAACGTGCTGAGATCGCTGACTTGGTTGTCTGGAGCGACTTTGCCAACAGTAATGCTGTTGGCGCGTTTGCGCCCCTTTACGGTGGTGACGGTGTGCCTCAATTTGAATTCAATACCGCGTTTGCCTGCTTCGTTCCGCAAGGCTTCGGGTACGCTGTGACGCAAGTCCACGATTACTGGGATTTTAACCCCGGCATCAGCCATATCAAAGGCAACGTGCCACGCACTGTCATGGGAGGTGACAACAGCAGCAGCGTTCCCCACCTTCACGCCAAAGCGATTGAGGTAGGTTTGAGCGGCGCTTGCCATCAGCACGCCGGGGCGGTCATTGCCGTCAAAGACCAGTGGGCGCTCAATAGCTCCTTGGGCAAGAATGACTTCCTTGGCGCGAATGCGCCACATACGCTCACGCGGGGCATTGGCAGGCACCTCTGCCAGATGGTCTGTCAGTTTTTCGACAACACCCACCATGTTTTCATGATAGTAGCCCATCGCGGTGGCACGGGTGAGGATGCGTACATTCTGTGCTGATTGCAGCTCTGTAACAGTGGTCGCCAACCAACTTTCAGCAGGTTGCTCATCTACTTGTGCGGTATTCTCATAAAGCAAGGAACCGCCCAATTCGCGGTGTTCATCCACCAGCACAACATCGGCTCCGCTGCGAGCGGCAGTGAGCGCGGCAGCAAGACCTGCCGGACCTGACCCAATGACAAGCAACTCCGCGTGCAGATAACGCGCGGCATAGGTGTCTGCATCTGGCTCAGTTGGTGCAACGCCTAAGCCTGCTGAGGCTCGGATGATGGGCTCATAGATTTTGTCCCAAAAGCTTTTCGGCCACATGAAGGTTTTGTAGTAAAACCCGGCGGCAAGGAAAGGGTAGAGTTTGTCGTTGATCTCACCCACATCAAAGCTCAGGCTCGGCCACTTGTTCTGGCTTGAGGTGCTCAAGCCCTCGTAGATCTCTTGCACCGTGGCACGTGTATTTGGTTCACCCAGCCCTTTGCCCGGACGAGCGGTGTTGATCAACGCGTTGGGTTCTTCTGAGCCAGCGGTTACAGGGCCGCGCGGACGGTGGTACTTAAATGAGCGGCCCATAAGGTGCACACCGTTTGCCAACAGGGCAGACGCAACTGTGTCGCCTTCATAGCCTTCAAAGGTGGCGCCATCAAAGGTGAAGCGAACACGCTTGTCCAGATTGATGCGGCCTTTGCCCTCAACACGCCAGTTGTTCATTTTTCTCGTCACCCGCTTCGTTGATGTCTGGACGCGGCTCGCCCATCGGATAAGTGGCTACAAATTTGTCTGTAACGGTGTTGCGAATAGCGTTGAAGTATCGCCCGCAACCATGGGAGTGGCGCCATTGCTCAGCATGTTCACCCCGCACATTAGAACGGATGAAGAGGTAATCCATCCATTGCGCATCTGTAGCTTGGGCAGGGTTCTCAGGTCGTGCGACATGT
The window above is part of the Pseudovibrio sp. Tun.PSC04-5.I4 genome. Proteins encoded here:
- a CDS encoding aromatic ring-hydroxylating dioxygenase subunit alpha — protein: MRSSFNIQELVDRRKKGRSLEAPFYSAPEFLDLDIDAIFRQLWVFVAVEPELPEPGDCVTVEIGGTSILLLRGDDMGIRAFHNVCRHRGARLIDERTTTIGNIVCRYHGWTYNEDGKLILAEHMGADFDKDCHGLKAIHLRSISGLIFICLAENPPEDIEEMTRVMEPYLALHDIANCKVAHTTDLIEEGNWKLTIENNRECYHCEGTHPQLTVPLSEFGFGFSPDEMDERRSEDVQNYLKVLERDHKRWEADGLPSAEMDRLSNTTSFRAMRLPLMGEGESHTLDTKIASKKLLGAFTDAKLGGLSFWTHPNSWHHFMSDHIVTFSALPISPGRTLVRTTWLVHKDAIEGEHYNLENLKQVWTMTNQQDADLVRLAQIGCEDPAYEPGPYSQFTEPHLETFCDWYIARLQEHFASCELEVPAE
- a CDS encoding sarcosine oxidase subunit gamma family protein; this encodes MVFNTKIETIPAAGRFSLRCKEQNVAALSQALGLTLPAKISEQSTADGRSLLKLGPDEWVLTCSTQDKPAIEDALAAVYPNALHNLTDISSREMSIRVFGDQAEELLSTSCPRDLAQLTPGRGVRTIFDSVQVILTREAENQFRLDIWRSFFPHVHGLLKAASLEFESGV
- a CDS encoding sarcosine oxidase subunit alpha is translated as MNNWRVEGKGRINLDKRVRFTFDGATFEGYEGDTVASALLANGVHLMGRSFKYHRPRGPVTAGSEEPNALINTARPGKGLGEPNTRATVQEIYEGLSTSSQNKWPSLSFDVGEINDKLYPFLAAGFYYKTFMWPKSFWDKIYEPIIRASAGLGVAPTEPDADTYAARYLHAELLVIGSGPAGLAAALTAARSGADVVLVDEHRELGGSLLYENTAQVDEQPAESWLATTVTELQSAQNVRILTRATAMGYYHENMVGVVEKLTDHLAEVPANAPRERMWRIRAKEVILAQGAIERPLVFDGNDRPGVLMASAAQTYLNRFGVKVGNAAAVVTSHDSAWHVAFDMADAGVKIPVIVDLRHSVPEALRNEAGKRGIEFKLRHTVTTVKGRKRANSITVGKVAPDNQVSDLSTFACDAVLMSGGWTPSLHLFSHTKGSLVWDAENEAFLPGEKTERCHIAGASRGLWGQQSAFDDGVKAAAAALGSLGKAVTSVAITVSADRIGSGEVFEELPTNGQSATQRAFVDFQNDVTAKDIRLAVREGMRSIEHIKRFTTNGMATDQGKLSNMNGLKIAADQLGRPVPKVGLTTFRPPYTPTTFGSFAGYHKDELFEVTRKTNVDSWAEENNAVFEPVSLWRRAWYYPKAGEDMHAAVMRECRETRASVGMFDASTLGKIEIVGPDAAEFMNRMYTNPWTKLAPGRCRYGLLLGEDGFIRDDGVIGRIAEDRFHVTTTTGGAARVLTMLEHFLQTEWPDLDVWLTSTTEQWSTIALNGPNARKLLEPFVEGADLSAESFPHMALRECTVGGFKARLFRISFTGELGFEVNVPAEHGRALWEILYNEGQKYDVCVYGTETMHVLRAEKGYIIVGQDTDGTVTPADAGLTWAIGKKKPDFVGKRSLTRPDMLLPTRKQLIGLLTEDPKVVLEEGAQIVECGDTSIPAKMLGHVTSSYWSSALGRSIAMALVEGGFERNGKTIDIPMPDKTHRATVTGTVFYDPEGERIKM
- a CDS encoding sarcosine oxidase subunit delta, giving the protein MLLIHCPYCNETLPELEFDYSGQAHVARPENPAQATDAQWMDYLFIRSNVRGEHAEQWRHSHGCGRYFNAIRNTVTDKFVATYPMGEPRPDINEAGDEKNEQLAC